From a region of the Rhodococcus sp. 4CII genome:
- a CDS encoding AI-2E family transporter has protein sequence MTDPQDVAGAAPDSRWSMPRGLIVILGLAALVVTVAGIQVAAAIVGPIFLALMLTVAVHPLPEWLHRKGVPPWLATIAAILVVNGILVVLVLSLALSVAQLATLLPEYADDFGALIDSAQSFLNSVGVNSADAQTLLSQVDYNKVFGLVDGILQAMLGIFSNLLFLLALLLFMAVDGSSYGSRMRIVTQMRPEIATALSSFSVGTRKYLIVTTVFGLIVAVIDTGALWALGIPLPVLWGLLSFITNYIPNVGFVLGLVPPAILALLQGGPGLMLTVIVLYSVINVIIQSVIQPKFVGDAVGLSVTFTFLSLVFWTWILGPLGAILAIPLTLMTKALLIDIDPSTRWVNTILSSAPSPPAPIAAPAKPRHEKDES, from the coding sequence ATGACCGATCCGCAGGACGTTGCCGGCGCGGCGCCGGATTCTCGGTGGTCGATGCCCCGGGGCCTGATCGTGATTCTCGGTCTGGCCGCGCTCGTCGTCACCGTGGCCGGGATCCAGGTGGCCGCGGCGATAGTCGGCCCGATCTTTCTCGCTCTCATGCTGACCGTCGCGGTCCACCCCCTCCCCGAATGGCTTCACCGAAAAGGGGTCCCGCCCTGGCTCGCCACGATCGCGGCGATCCTGGTCGTCAACGGGATCCTCGTCGTCCTCGTGCTGTCGCTGGCCCTGTCGGTCGCCCAGCTCGCGACGCTCCTGCCGGAGTACGCGGACGACTTCGGCGCCCTCATCGACAGCGCCCAGAGTTTTCTGAACAGCGTCGGCGTGAACTCGGCCGACGCCCAGACCCTGCTCTCCCAGGTGGATTACAACAAGGTCTTCGGCCTCGTCGACGGGATCCTGCAAGCGATGCTGGGGATCTTCTCGAACCTGCTGTTCCTGCTCGCACTACTGCTGTTCATGGCCGTCGACGGAAGCTCGTACGGTTCGCGGATGCGCATCGTCACGCAGATGCGCCCCGAGATCGCCACCGCCCTCTCCTCCTTTTCGGTCGGCACCCGCAAGTACCTGATCGTGACCACGGTCTTCGGGCTGATCGTCGCGGTCATCGACACCGGAGCGCTGTGGGCGCTGGGCATCCCGCTGCCGGTCCTGTGGGGACTGCTGTCGTTCATCACCAACTACATTCCGAACGTCGGCTTCGTCCTCGGACTCGTTCCGCCGGCGATCCTCGCACTGCTGCAGGGCGGCCCGGGACTGATGCTGACGGTCATCGTCCTGTACAGCGTCATCAACGTCATCATCCAGTCCGTGATCCAGCCGAAGTTCGTCGGAGACGCGGTGGGTCTGTCCGTGACGTTCACGTTCCTGTCGCTGGTGTTCTGGACGTGGATCCTCGGTCCCCTCGGCGCGATCCTGGCCATCCCGCTGACGCTGATGACGAAGGCGCTGCTCATCGACATCGACCCGTCCACGCGGTGGGTGAACACGATTCTCAGCAGCGCTCCCTCTCCCCCCGCACCGATCGCCGCCCCTGCCAAACCTCGACACGAGAAGGACGAATCATGA
- a CDS encoding alkyl/aryl-sulfatase produces MTPDFSDTTDFEDADRGFVDRLDPCTVPDGDGRVVWDMQEYSFLSGDCPDTAHPSLWRQSQLCAKDGLYEVTEGIYQLRGIDLSNMTIVEGETGILVIDPLISQETAAAALALYRKYRGDRPVTGVIYTHSHIDHFGGVVGVLPDGRGNVPILAPEGFLEHAVSENIYAGTAMGRRATYMYGPLLPKGPRGHLGAGLGTNTSTGRPGLIPPTVDITHTGQEETVDGIRILFQVTPGTEAPAEMNFLFPDHRALCMAENATHNLHNLLTLRGALVRDPRAWSRYLDQAIEMFDGGYDVAFASHHWPTWGRDRVVTFLSQQRDLYQYLHDQTLRMLNAGMTGIEIAEDFPLPPALESAWHARGYYGSVSHNVKAIYQRYMGWFDGNPTSLWQHPPENLATRYVECMGGQDEVRSKAAQYLEQGDLRFAAELLKHAVFADPSDDAAKDLLARTYEQLGFGAENATWRNFYLTGALELRSGITAPPLSDLGADMLSALTIEQIFDSVALRINGPRAWDKTLVAEWHFTDPEAHYRTTLSNGALIQTLAPRTTTQPDVSLTLTKMQLLALFAGQGLEGIEVTGDPSKLLALTELLDPPDNAFPIVTP; encoded by the coding sequence ATGACACCCGATTTCTCCGACACCACCGATTTCGAGGACGCCGACCGTGGTTTCGTCGACCGCCTCGACCCCTGCACCGTTCCGGACGGGGACGGCCGCGTCGTGTGGGACATGCAGGAGTATTCGTTCCTCTCCGGGGACTGTCCGGACACTGCCCATCCGAGTCTCTGGCGTCAGTCGCAACTGTGCGCGAAGGACGGTCTGTACGAGGTCACCGAGGGCATCTACCAGCTACGCGGAATCGACCTGTCCAACATGACGATCGTCGAGGGCGAGACGGGCATCCTGGTGATCGACCCGCTGATCTCGCAGGAAACCGCGGCCGCCGCGCTCGCGCTGTACCGGAAGTACCGTGGCGACCGGCCCGTCACCGGGGTGATCTACACCCACTCCCACATCGACCACTTCGGTGGTGTCGTCGGCGTACTCCCGGACGGTCGCGGCAACGTCCCGATCCTCGCACCCGAGGGGTTCCTCGAGCACGCCGTCTCCGAGAACATCTATGCCGGAACGGCAATGGGCCGGCGTGCCACCTACATGTACGGGCCGCTGCTTCCCAAGGGCCCGCGCGGACACCTCGGTGCGGGGCTCGGCACGAACACGTCGACGGGGCGACCCGGTCTGATTCCGCCGACCGTCGACATCACCCACACCGGTCAGGAGGAGACCGTCGACGGCATCCGGATCCTCTTCCAGGTGACGCCGGGAACCGAGGCGCCTGCCGAGATGAACTTCCTGTTCCCCGACCACCGGGCACTGTGCATGGCCGAGAACGCCACCCACAATCTGCACAATCTCCTCACGTTGCGGGGCGCGCTGGTCCGGGATCCTCGCGCCTGGTCGCGATATCTCGACCAGGCGATCGAGATGTTCGACGGCGGCTACGACGTCGCGTTCGCCTCCCACCACTGGCCGACGTGGGGACGCGACCGGGTGGTGACATTCCTGTCGCAGCAGCGCGACCTGTACCAGTACCTGCACGACCAGACCCTGCGGATGCTCAACGCGGGCATGACCGGCATCGAGATCGCCGAGGACTTCCCGCTGCCACCCGCCCTCGAATCCGCCTGGCACGCACGCGGATACTACGGATCGGTCAGCCACAACGTGAAGGCGATCTACCAGCGGTACATGGGCTGGTTCGACGGCAACCCGACGTCGCTGTGGCAGCATCCACCCGAAAATCTGGCGACGCGTTACGTCGAGTGCATGGGTGGCCAGGACGAGGTCCGGTCGAAGGCGGCCCAATACCTCGAGCAGGGAGATCTGCGGTTCGCCGCCGAACTGCTCAAGCACGCCGTGTTCGCCGACCCCTCCGACGACGCAGCCAAGGACCTCCTCGCCCGCACGTACGAACAACTCGGGTTCGGCGCGGAGAACGCGACATGGCGCAACTTCTACCTCACGGGTGCACTCGAACTGCGCAGCGGCATCACCGCCCCACCGCTCAGCGACCTCGGCGCAGACATGCTGAGCGCCCTGACGATCGAGCAGATCTTCGACTCCGTCGCCCTCCGCATCAACGGCCCCCGCGCCTGGGACAAGACCCTCGTCGCGGAGTGGCATTTCACCGATCCTGAAGCGCACTACCGGACGACGCTGTCCAACGGGGCGCTCATCCAGACGCTCGCGCCGAGGACCACGACGCAACCGGACGTGTCGTTGACCCTGACGAAGATGCAATTGCTCGCCCTGTTTGCCGGCCAGGGACTCGAAGGCATCGAGGTGACGGGCGACCCGTCGAAGCTCCTCGCGCTCACCGAACTACTCGACCCACCCGACAACGCGTTCCCGATCGTCACGCCGTAG
- a CDS encoding SulP family inorganic anion transporter, which translates to MVRSATGVWPVFDSLQDYRRGWVRPDVIAGLTVWAVLVPEALAYATIAGVPPVVGLYAAVPALILYAAAGSSRHLVVGPMSATAALSAAIVAPLAGADGGKYAALSAVLAIATGIVGLVAGLLRLGFVASFISEPVLKGFIVGLALTIIVGQVPALFGVEKSKGNFFEQAWGVITHLGDTDGGTLAVGVVSLVVVLGFKRWLPLVPGSLLAVLLGIAAVTLFGLDGKGVDIVGHIDSGLPTVGLPGGVGFDDYVDLLGPAVGVLLIGFAEGLGAAKTYAAREGYDVDANRELLGLGAANLGSGLCSGMVVNGSLSKTAVNGGAGAKSQVSGLVVAALTVVTLLFLTGLFEKLPEATLAAVVIAAVIELVDISALRRLYGVWTERLGSIYGYAARADFAAALAAMMGVLLFDTLPGLVIGIGVSMLLLLYRVSRPHVAALAKDGSRWVDAERHPDLTTTPHVVVVRVEAGLFFANSDHVKDGIEALCTDDTRIVVLDAETSPFIDVSAAQMLVQLRDALARRRIELRVARDIGQFRDTIRRSGSGATPVGLYPTVREALAGPDRQ; encoded by the coding sequence GTGGTGAGGTCGGCTACCGGCGTCTGGCCGGTGTTCGACTCGCTGCAGGACTACCGGCGGGGGTGGGTCAGGCCCGATGTGATTGCGGGCCTGACCGTGTGGGCCGTGCTCGTGCCCGAAGCACTCGCCTACGCCACCATCGCGGGAGTGCCCCCCGTCGTCGGCCTCTATGCGGCGGTGCCTGCCCTGATCCTGTACGCGGCGGCCGGCAGTTCGCGGCATCTCGTCGTGGGACCGATGTCGGCGACCGCCGCCCTGTCGGCGGCCATCGTCGCGCCGCTGGCGGGTGCGGACGGCGGAAAGTATGCGGCCCTGTCCGCCGTCCTCGCGATCGCCACCGGCATCGTGGGGTTGGTCGCCGGTCTGCTGCGTCTCGGATTCGTCGCGTCGTTCATTTCCGAACCGGTGCTGAAGGGGTTCATCGTCGGCCTCGCCCTCACCATCATCGTCGGGCAGGTGCCCGCGCTCTTCGGTGTGGAGAAGTCGAAGGGCAATTTCTTCGAACAGGCCTGGGGGGTGATCACCCACCTCGGGGACACCGACGGGGGCACACTCGCCGTCGGCGTCGTCAGCCTGGTGGTGGTGCTCGGATTCAAACGGTGGCTGCCACTCGTCCCGGGATCCCTGCTCGCGGTGCTCCTCGGGATCGCGGCGGTGACGCTGTTCGGGCTGGACGGCAAGGGGGTCGACATCGTCGGTCACATCGACTCGGGTCTGCCCACGGTCGGATTGCCCGGCGGTGTCGGGTTCGACGACTACGTGGACCTGCTGGGCCCGGCGGTCGGTGTGCTGCTGATCGGATTCGCCGAGGGGCTCGGGGCCGCGAAGACGTATGCCGCCAGAGAGGGCTACGACGTCGACGCGAACCGGGAACTTCTCGGCCTCGGCGCGGCCAACCTCGGTTCCGGGCTGTGCTCGGGAATGGTGGTCAACGGCAGCCTCTCCAAGACGGCGGTCAACGGCGGAGCGGGCGCCAAATCGCAGGTCAGCGGTCTCGTCGTCGCCGCGCTCACCGTGGTCACGCTGCTGTTCCTCACCGGTCTGTTCGAGAAGCTGCCCGAGGCAACGCTTGCGGCGGTGGTGATTGCCGCCGTCATCGAACTCGTCGACATTTCCGCGCTGCGCCGGCTGTACGGGGTGTGGACCGAAAGGCTCGGCAGCATCTACGGATACGCCGCCCGGGCCGATTTCGCGGCCGCGCTCGCCGCGATGATGGGCGTGCTCCTGTTCGACACCCTGCCCGGACTGGTCATCGGCATCGGCGTGTCCATGCTGCTGCTGCTCTACCGGGTGTCGCGTCCCCACGTCGCGGCCCTGGCGAAGGACGGGTCGCGGTGGGTCGACGCCGAGCGTCACCCCGACCTCACAACCACACCGCACGTGGTCGTGGTGCGCGTCGAGGCGGGACTGTTCTTCGCCAACTCCGACCACGTCAAGGACGGCATCGAGGCGCTGTGCACCGACGACACGCGCATCGTGGTCCTCGACGCCGAGACGTCGCCGTTCATCGATGTCAGTGCCGCGCAGATGCTCGTGCAGTTGCGGGATGCGCTCGCACGCCGGCGAATCGAACTGCGCGTGGCGCGGGACATCGGACAGTTCCGGGACACGATACGACGCTCGGGTTCGGGCGCGACACCTGTCGGCCTGTATCCGACCGTACGGGAGGCTCTCGCCGGACCGGACCGGCAGTAG
- a CDS encoding M23 family metallopeptidase produces MKVFAAALVMSVVCTVAGCSSGDDTSEAGPSSTAAGGTGSVTVPDAYTGLTLIPIGDPTFPFLGTDGKYHVAYDLQLTNATPVPATLDKLDVVDGTDPSTVIASFSGAALVEPNCPYGDCNRLRMLTAPPATSTAIPPQETRILFVDYTFDSLDHAPKTVLHHLYGSAAAAPAAKEPSPVDYLVTALDIDAGTPRVISPPLKGDNWIALNGCCLPGFPHRTSPLPVDGKINNSQRFAIDWKRTNDQGEFYTGDRTKNESYVDYGSDVYAVADGTVVATLDNVPANAPGTLPAEVPELAAKLTVENVDGNHVVLDLGGGVYAMYAHFIEGSLVVKPGDQVKKGDKIAQLGNTGNANASHLHFQLMNGPSLLYADSLPYVFDSFEYEGQVAPQQILDADDYLSGQFLQGKLPTGEPRTDQLPTNLAIVDFP; encoded by the coding sequence ATGAAAGTTTTCGCTGCTGCGCTGGTGATGTCGGTGGTGTGCACGGTTGCGGGGTGTTCGTCCGGCGACGACACGTCGGAGGCGGGCCCGTCGTCGACTGCGGCAGGTGGGACGGGGTCGGTCACCGTCCCCGACGCGTACACCGGACTGACCCTGATCCCGATCGGTGATCCGACCTTTCCGTTCCTGGGCACCGACGGGAAATACCACGTCGCGTACGACCTCCAGTTGACGAACGCGACACCGGTCCCGGCGACCCTCGACAAGTTGGACGTCGTCGACGGGACCGACCCGTCGACGGTGATCGCGTCGTTCTCCGGTGCGGCGCTCGTCGAACCGAATTGTCCGTACGGTGACTGCAACCGGCTGCGGATGCTCACCGCACCACCCGCGACGTCGACAGCGATCCCGCCACAGGAGACCCGCATCCTGTTCGTCGACTACACCTTCGATTCGCTCGACCATGCCCCGAAGACGGTGCTCCACCATCTGTACGGCAGCGCCGCCGCGGCTCCGGCGGCGAAGGAACCGTCGCCCGTCGACTATCTGGTGACGGCGCTCGACATCGACGCCGGGACGCCGCGCGTCATCTCGCCGCCGCTGAAGGGCGACAACTGGATCGCGCTCAACGGCTGCTGCCTGCCCGGGTTCCCGCACCGCACGTCGCCCCTGCCGGTCGACGGCAAGATCAACAACAGTCAGCGGTTCGCGATCGACTGGAAACGGACCAATGACCAGGGCGAGTTCTACACCGGCGACCGCACGAAGAACGAGAGCTACGTCGACTACGGTTCCGACGTGTACGCCGTCGCCGACGGAACGGTCGTGGCGACGCTGGACAACGTGCCCGCCAACGCCCCGGGCACCCTGCCCGCCGAGGTGCCGGAACTCGCCGCGAAGCTCACCGTGGAGAACGTCGACGGCAACCACGTCGTCCTGGACCTCGGGGGCGGTGTGTACGCGATGTACGCGCACTTCATCGAGGGGTCGCTGGTGGTGAAGCCGGGTGACCAGGTGAAGAAGGGCGACAAGATCGCGCAACTCGGGAACACCGGCAACGCCAACGCGTCGCACCTGCACTTCCAGTTGATGAACGGCCCGAGCCTGCTGTACGCCGACTCACTGCCGTACGTGTTCGACAGCTTCGAGTACGAGGGGCAGGTGGCGCCGCAGCAGATCCTCGACGCCGACGACTACCTGTCGGGGCAATTCCTGCAGGGCAAACTGCCCACCGGTGAGCCGCGGACCGACCAACTTCCGACCAACCTCGCGATCGTCGACTTTCCGTAG
- a CDS encoding LuxR C-terminal-related transcriptional regulator produces MLTEALTDEARPYPVALVCAPAGSGKTRAVADWARELLAADDAPTIAWFTIEERHNDLDVVHRAILRALADTGNPRLQSACAGLDSESPGLGAKLSAALHDLGENVWMIIDDAHLLRDTDVLTDLESFMRWQPPMLRTVIIGRFEPPLALQRLRLDGKLFTLTATDLAFTSDEAAAMLDEHGVVLRPDDLDALMDRTEGWAAGIRLAGMSLEGHPDPSGLIAEFTGDRRAVADYLIEEVLAGQTDEMREFLLRTSVPASFTVELAEKLTGCPDAHGNIDWLEHHNFLISRITENPTQYRYHPLLRSYLRAEISRIGHVEVEHLELTAAHWHDEFGDALPALEHAVNSGDHDEIVALLARTSMALIVGGHGQAVDRLLTRAPRASQDHPSARLLRAAAALASGNVQVAASTLDLLDRRRSGLLVDGAAESRVHLLLRESLRVQTAIRIGDIDTALTRLRRVGAGSSGDPDLDAFVLLQEGRALLFLGRHDESEIVLRKSLAHARLGDTPLSVMYCLGTLGAVTMSRGEVLGTSELVDEALAIGRAQSATSDPTFLMTKLIDSWCRYIRMDPDAARIAAESAEALRRTDTAAAGFADGAAALFGLDEAEHRHNSVTTVHADSPVSASLPVPPGIRAVLLPAIQYAYLSAGEIGWAHELATETPAVLGPTGDTPLVEAIIHLHLHRLDLARKTLQPVLDGEQDCAAGTSLIAAWLVDASIALARKHDSRAHSALTEALRLAEPQSVLRPFHDCGPQIRDLLVRSTGRFGVLEPFAERLRASFPRSESAASDMLTPRELELLVELPSWRTAEQIAADLCVSVNTVKTHLRGIYRKLGVTSRRDAIAAAQHNGLL; encoded by the coding sequence ATGCTCACCGAGGCGCTCACCGACGAGGCCCGCCCCTACCCGGTCGCACTGGTCTGCGCGCCGGCCGGGTCGGGGAAGACGCGCGCCGTGGCGGACTGGGCGCGGGAGTTGCTCGCCGCCGACGACGCTCCGACCATTGCCTGGTTCACCATCGAGGAGCGGCACAACGACCTCGACGTCGTCCACCGGGCGATCCTCCGCGCACTCGCCGACACCGGGAATCCTCGACTGCAGTCGGCGTGCGCCGGGCTCGATTCCGAGTCACCGGGCCTCGGCGCGAAGTTGTCGGCCGCGTTGCACGACCTCGGCGAGAACGTCTGGATGATCATCGACGACGCGCATCTCCTCCGGGACACCGACGTGCTCACCGACCTCGAGTCGTTCATGCGCTGGCAGCCTCCGATGCTGCGAACGGTCATCATCGGACGGTTCGAGCCGCCGCTCGCTCTGCAACGACTTCGCCTGGACGGCAAGCTGTTCACGCTCACCGCAACGGATCTCGCGTTCACGTCCGACGAGGCGGCCGCGATGCTCGACGAGCACGGTGTGGTGCTGCGCCCGGACGACCTCGACGCCCTCATGGATCGCACGGAGGGCTGGGCCGCCGGAATCCGCCTGGCGGGAATGTCTTTGGAAGGGCATCCGGATCCGAGCGGCTTGATCGCCGAGTTCACGGGCGACCGCCGGGCCGTCGCCGACTATCTCATCGAGGAGGTTCTCGCCGGCCAGACCGACGAGATGCGCGAATTCCTGCTGCGGACGTCCGTACCCGCCTCCTTCACGGTCGAACTCGCCGAGAAGCTCACCGGCTGCCCGGACGCGCACGGAAACATCGACTGGCTCGAACACCACAATTTCCTGATCAGCCGCATCACCGAGAACCCCACGCAGTATCGCTACCACCCGCTGCTGCGGAGTTATCTACGCGCCGAGATCAGCCGGATCGGCCACGTGGAGGTCGAGCATCTCGAATTGACGGCGGCCCACTGGCACGACGAATTCGGTGACGCACTGCCCGCACTCGAGCACGCGGTGAATTCCGGCGATCACGACGAGATCGTGGCGCTGCTGGCCCGGACGTCGATGGCCCTGATCGTCGGGGGTCATGGCCAGGCCGTCGACCGGCTTCTGACGCGGGCGCCCCGGGCGTCGCAGGATCACCCGTCGGCTCGACTTCTCCGCGCTGCCGCGGCGCTCGCATCGGGCAACGTTCAGGTTGCCGCGTCCACCCTCGACCTTCTCGACCGCAGGCGGTCGGGTCTGCTGGTGGACGGCGCCGCCGAATCGCGCGTTCACCTGTTGCTCCGCGAATCGCTGCGGGTGCAGACCGCGATCCGCATCGGCGACATCGACACCGCCCTGACCCGGCTGCGGAGGGTGGGCGCCGGATCGAGTGGCGATCCCGACCTCGACGCGTTCGTGCTGCTCCAGGAGGGGCGCGCGCTGCTCTTCCTCGGACGACACGACGAGTCGGAGATCGTGCTCCGAAAGTCGCTCGCGCACGCGCGGCTCGGCGACACGCCACTGAGCGTCATGTACTGCCTCGGAACGCTCGGCGCCGTCACGATGTCGCGGGGAGAGGTGCTGGGCACGTCCGAACTGGTGGACGAGGCACTCGCGATCGGCCGCGCGCAGTCGGCGACGAGCGATCCGACGTTCCTCATGACGAAGCTCATCGACTCCTGGTGCCGCTACATCCGGATGGACCCCGATGCCGCGCGGATCGCCGCAGAATCGGCCGAGGCGCTGCGGCGCACAGATACCGCTGCCGCGGGTTTCGCCGACGGTGCCGCGGCCCTGTTCGGTCTCGACGAGGCCGAGCACCGGCACAACTCGGTGACGACGGTGCACGCGGACAGTCCCGTGTCGGCCTCGCTGCCGGTGCCGCCGGGTATCCGGGCGGTCCTGCTGCCTGCCATCCAGTACGCGTACCTGTCCGCCGGGGAGATCGGGTGGGCACACGAGCTGGCCACCGAGACACCTGCCGTCCTCGGGCCCACCGGCGACACGCCCCTCGTGGAGGCGATCATCCATCTACACCTGCACCGCCTCGACCTGGCCCGCAAAACGCTCCAGCCCGTCCTGGACGGCGAACAGGACTGCGCGGCGGGCACCAGCTTGATCGCGGCATGGCTCGTCGACGCGTCGATCGCGCTTGCCCGCAAACATGATTCACGTGCCCACAGCGCACTCACCGAGGCGCTGCGACTCGCGGAGCCGCAGTCGGTGCTGCGCCCGTTCCACGACTGCGGACCACAGATCAGAGACCTCCTCGTGCGAAGCACCGGCCGCTTCGGCGTGCTCGAACCCTTCGCGGAGAGGCTCCGCGCATCGTTCCCGAGGTCGGAGAGCGCCGCATCCGACATGCTCACACCGCGCGAGCTGGAACTCCTCGTGGAGCTTCCGTCGTGGCGCACCGCCGAACAGATCGCGGCAGATCTGTGCGTGTCGGTGAACACCGTCAAGACCCACCTGCGCGGGATCTACCGCAAACTCGGCGTCACGTCCCGCCGCGACGCCATCGCCGCCGCGCAACACAACGGCTTGCTCTGA
- a CDS encoding serine/threonine-protein kinase PknD, whose amino-acid sequence MSGEFEPGTVFAGYTIERVLGRGGMGTVYLAQHPNLPRKVALKLLDSAWASDEYVRSRFESEADHAAKLEHPNIVTVHDRGRERGRLWIAMQYVPGVDARKALASGGLDVARAVRIVAETGNALDHAHRSGILHRDVKPANILLAEGDPERVLLADFGTAKALDETHQLTRTGMLVATLHYAAPEQIEGETLDHRVDIYALGCTFFHLLTNEPPYPGTTASAVMHGHLNGPIPKPSTLRPDLPAGFDDVVARAMAKDRDDRYSSCREFSAAIDAASRTAPARDPGPSRPVDPAATTRVSGGTLTETVEEPKRRRWWRTPVAAAAALAGAVILAGVAYVAWPGDQPSSPQVVLPITGLASPAGIAVSAAGDLYVADSSAKQVVRVRADSGEQTVLPFTGLEVPQGVAINAAGDVYVSDLVANTVTMLHDGITLPLPLPGLDQPFGVAVGPDGTVYVADTLNNRVVSLHDVTASPVDVPLTVIGPFTVAVDKQGDLYVGTPNKVLVWNAATRAQSFLPLTDLQSVGGVAVDDHGTVYAIDQNHHRVLRLQAGSDEQEVLPFTGLSAPEGIAVSSRGDVYVADTDNGRVLMLPAGS is encoded by the coding sequence GTGAGCGGCGAGTTCGAACCGGGCACGGTGTTTGCCGGCTACACGATCGAACGGGTTCTGGGACGAGGCGGCATGGGTACCGTCTACCTCGCCCAGCATCCCAATCTGCCACGCAAGGTCGCCCTCAAACTGCTGGACTCGGCGTGGGCGAGCGACGAGTACGTCCGTTCGCGCTTCGAGTCGGAGGCCGACCACGCCGCAAAGCTCGAACATCCCAACATCGTGACCGTCCACGACCGCGGCCGTGAGCGAGGCCGGTTGTGGATCGCGATGCAGTACGTGCCCGGCGTCGACGCGCGGAAGGCGCTCGCGTCCGGCGGACTGGACGTCGCGCGGGCCGTGCGGATCGTCGCCGAAACCGGGAACGCCCTCGACCATGCGCACCGGTCCGGAATCCTGCATCGCGACGTGAAGCCGGCGAACATCCTGCTCGCCGAGGGTGACCCGGAGCGAGTGCTGCTCGCCGACTTCGGCACCGCGAAGGCGCTGGACGAAACACATCAGCTGACCCGGACGGGGATGCTCGTCGCCACGTTGCACTACGCCGCACCCGAGCAGATCGAGGGTGAGACGCTCGATCACCGAGTCGACATCTACGCGCTGGGATGCACGTTCTTTCACTTGCTGACCAACGAACCGCCGTATCCCGGCACCACCGCATCCGCGGTTATGCACGGGCACCTCAACGGTCCGATTCCGAAACCGAGCACGCTGCGGCCGGACCTTCCGGCCGGATTCGACGACGTCGTCGCGCGGGCCATGGCCAAGGACCGGGACGACCGCTATTCGAGTTGCCGGGAGTTCAGCGCTGCGATCGACGCGGCGTCACGCACTGCACCCGCCCGCGACCCGGGTCCGTCCCGGCCGGTCGATCCCGCGGCAACCACCCGGGTGAGCGGCGGGACCCTCACCGAGACGGTCGAGGAACCGAAACGACGGCGGTGGTGGCGCACACCGGTGGCGGCGGCCGCGGCCCTGGCCGGGGCGGTGATCCTGGCGGGCGTCGCCTACGTCGCGTGGCCCGGCGATCAGCCGTCGAGCCCGCAGGTGGTCCTGCCGATCACCGGCCTGGCGAGTCCCGCCGGGATCGCGGTCAGCGCCGCCGGGGACCTGTACGTCGCGGACAGCTCGGCCAAGCAGGTGGTGCGGGTGCGGGCCGATTCCGGCGAGCAGACCGTCCTTCCCTTCACCGGACTCGAGGTGCCGCAGGGTGTCGCAATCAACGCTGCCGGCGACGTGTACGTCTCCGATCTCGTGGCAAACACGGTGACGATGCTGCACGACGGCATCACGCTGCCACTGCCGCTGCCGGGACTCGACCAGCCGTTCGGCGTCGCGGTGGGGCCGGACGGAACCGTCTACGTCGCCGACACGCTGAACAACCGGGTGGTGTCGCTGCACGACGTCACGGCGAGCCCTGTCGACGTCCCGCTGACGGTGATCGGCCCGTTCACCGTGGCCGTCGACAAGCAGGGCGACCTCTATGTGGGCACTCCGAACAAGGTTCTCGTGTGGAACGCGGCGACCCGCGCGCAGAGCTTCCTGCCCCTGACGGACCTGCAGAGCGTGGGCGGGGTGGCCGTCGACGACCACGGCACCGTGTACGCGATCGACCAGAACCACCACCGTGTGCTGCGACTGCAGGCGGGCTCGGACGAACAGGAGGTTCTCCCGTTCACCGGTCTCAGCGCGCCCGAGGGCATCGCCGTGTCGAGCCGCGGCGACGTGTACGTCGCGGACACCGACAACGGCCGGGTGCTCATGCTCCCTGCCGGTAGCTGA
- a CDS encoding WhiB family transcriptional regulator yields the protein MSNRLSLPIPVAEVWDWQREAACRGFESSTFFHPDRERGRAREMRDFRAKMICHSCPVLVQCREHALSVGEPYGIWGGLSAAEREELLANHEGRVGDAVAESFGFDLARHA from the coding sequence ATGTCCAATCGGCTGAGTCTTCCCATTCCGGTCGCCGAGGTGTGGGACTGGCAGCGAGAGGCCGCATGCCGCGGCTTCGAGTCGTCCACCTTCTTCCATCCCGACCGGGAACGCGGCCGGGCGCGCGAGATGCGCGACTTCCGGGCCAAGATGATCTGCCACAGCTGCCCGGTGCTGGTCCAATGCCGCGAACACGCGCTCAGTGTCGGGGAACCGTACGGAATCTGGGGCGGGCTCTCCGCGGCCGAACGAGAAGAACTCCTCGCCAACCACGAGGGCAGGGTGGGCGACGCCGTCGCCGAATCGTTCGGTTTCGATCTGGCCCGCCACGCCTGA